The Kribbella shirazensis genomic interval ACTGGAAGGACAACAAGGTCACGCTGGACTACTGGACCCGGTACGCGATGATGAACTCGCGGTCCGGTTCGCGGTACTTCGTCCAGAACTCGCTGGACCTGCTCGACGCCGAGGACGAGTACTACCTCGACTGGGCGAACAAGGAGCTGTACTACAAGCCGCGCGGCGGCACGATGGACGGCAAGCGGGTGCTGCACCCGACGCAGACCCAGGTCCTGTCGCTGGCCGGTGCGACGCCCTCGCGGCGCCTGCACGACATCACGTTCGACGGTATCGGCATCGCGAACACCGACTTCATGCAGTGGTACCGCTCGGGGTGGATCAGCGCCGGTGACTCCGGACAGAAGCACAAGTACAAGGAGTACGACCGGCAGATCGAGATGACCCGCAACCGGTTCGGCGCGGTCACACTGACCAACACCCGCAACGTGAACCTGACCGGGCTGCACCTGCGCGACACCGGATACCACGGCATCTACATGCTGTCGGCCAACGACCACGTGACGATCGCCGACAGCCTGCTGGAGAACATCGGTGCCGACGGCATCAAGGTGGAAGGCCCGTACCCGGGTGAGGGCGACATAGCGAACCACAACACGTTCACCAACCTCTACATCGACCACGTCGGCGAGCTGGTGCCGGGCGACGCGGCCGGGATCGAGCTGATGAACACCGGGAACAACAAGGTCTCGCACGTCGTCGTGAAGCACAGCGCGCGGTACGGCATCACTCTCGAGGCCCGGCCGGAGGTGAAGGACGGCGAGGGCTACGCGCTCGGCAACGAGTTCTCCTACATCCGGCTGGAGGAGACCGGCCTGGACAGCGGTGACATGGGTGCGTTCTACACCTACGGCGTCGACAACCAGGAGCCCCATCCGGTGCGGAACACGGTGAAGCAGATGGTGATCACCGACGTGATCCCGGACGCGTCGATGCCGGACAGCGGCACGCGAGGTGTGCACATGGACGCCGGCGGGTGCGGGTTCAGCTTCTCCGACATCGAGGTCGGGACGGTGACCGACGACAAGTACCAGTCGTACCAGTGCAACCAGGTGACCAACGCGAACTGGGCGGCGGGCTTCGACCAGGGGCGGATGGAGTACGACAAGATCGGCGTACTGCCCTCCTTCCCCTACAGCGTGGAAGGGCGGTGAACTGACATGTCGACACGTTCAGGACTGCTGATCGGGCTCGCGGTCGGTCTGCTCGTACCCGCGGCAGTCGTCGGCGGCTCGGCGCTGGGAGCCGATGCGGCACCGGCCGCCGACCCCGCCTGCAAGTCGTACTGGGTGTCTCCCGACGGGGACGACACCGGAGCGGGGACGGAGCGCAAGCCGTGGAAGACGGTCGAGCGTGCCCGCGACGTCCTGCGGACGACGGGGCATGCCGGGTGTACGGCGGTGGTGAACCTGCGGGCCGGGACCTACCAGGTGGACAAGACGATCACGTTCGACGACCGCGACTCCGGGGTGACGTACCGGAGCGTGGACGGTCCGGGTAAGGCCGTCTTCGAGGCGGGGCGGAAGGTGACCGGCTGGACGCCGTACAAGGACGGCATCTTCAAGGCGCCGGTCGACATCAGCCAGCCGTTCTACAGCCTGTACGCCGAGGGGCTGGGTGTATATAAGGGGGCAGCGACGACCGCGCGGTACCCGAACCGTGCGTCCGACGACAAGTGGGCGCCGTACCTGCGGTCGATCCTGTTCGACCCGACCAAGGAAGCGGTGCGCGACCAGCTCGGGTTCAACACCGGCGACATCGACCCGTCGTGGGACCTGCGGCTTGGTACGTCGTGGCCGGCGCAGGTGACGGTGTGGTCGGGCGGCTCGTGGTCATGGTTCACCGACACGATTCCGATGCTCGACATCAACTTCACCAAGAAGCGCACCACGCTGGTCTACCCGGCGCGGTACGGCTTCATCAACTCCGGCGGCGGCTCCCGGTACTTCGTGCAGAACTCGCTGAGCCTGCTCGACCAGGCCGGTGAGTACTACCTGGACTACCCGGCGAAGACGCTGTACTACAAGCCGCGCGGCGGCACGATGGACGGTGTCACGGTCTACCGGCCGACGCAGACGCAGGTGTTCTCGATCGCCGGCGCCTCCGCGAACCGGCGGGTGGAGAACCTGACCCTCGACGGCCTGACCATCCAGCACACGGACTTCATGGACTGGTACCGGTACGGCTGGAACGGGACGGGTGACTCGGGTTTCAAGCACAAGTACCCGAAGTACGACACCCAGATCGAGCTGCCGCGGAACCGGTGGGGCGCGATCACACTCACCAACACGCGCGGCGTCAAGCTGACCAGGCTGCACATCCAGCAGACCGGGTTCACCGCGATCGAGTTGCTGTTCGCCAACGAGAAGACCACGGTGTCGGACAGCCTGTTCGAACACCTCGGCAACGACGGCATCAAGGTCGAGGGCGGCTGGCCCGGCGAGGGCGACGTTGCCCACGACAACCTCTTCACCAACAACTACATCCACCACATCGGCGAGCTCGTCCCCGGCGACTCGGCCGGCGTCGAGATCATGAACAGCGGCGGCAACGAGGTCAGCCACACCGTCGTCGAGCACGGCGCGCGGTACGGCATCAGCATCGAGTCGCGGCCGGAGATCCCGAACGCCGACAACTACACCGGCGGCAACACCGTCAAGTACGTGCGGTTGTCGCATCTCGCGCAGGACAGCGGTGACACCGGTCCGTTCTACGCGTACGGCGTTCGCAACCAGCCGCCGTACACGCCGGACGCCGAGGTGTCGCAGATGATCATCGACGACGCCAACGCCGATCCGTCGATGCCGGACGCGAAGCCGTACGGCGTGCACATGGACTTCGGCGGCTGCGGGTTCGCGTTCTCGGACATCAAGGTGACCAACACCGAGAGCGACCCGTACCACGGGCCGTCGGCCGGGCCGTGCGACACGTTCTCGAACGTGAGCTGGGAGGCCGGGTTCGACGACTCCAAGATGCAGTACGACCGGATCGGCGTGCTGCCGTCCTTCCCCTACGAGAAGCCCTGAGGTTCCCGGAAAGACATGGATACGGAAAGGTTTGCAGGCAAGGTCGCGCTGATCACCGGAGGTGCCTCCGGGATCGGCGCGGCCACCGCCCGCCGAATCGCCGCCGAGGGCGGCACAGTCGTCATCTGCGACCGCGACGCCGCCGCCGCCGAGCGACTCGCCGCGGAACTGAACGGTGAGGCGTCCGCGGCTCGGGCGTTCGAGTTGGACGTGACCGATCTGGAACGGACGCTCGAGGTGGTCGCCGAGGTGGGGCAGGTGCACGTGCTGGTGAGTGCGGCCGGGGTGGACGTCTGTGACACGGTCCCGAACACGACCCCCGAGCAGTGGCGGACGATTCTCGACGTCGACCTGACCGGCGTCTACAACTCCTGCCGCGCGGTGCTGCCGGGCTTCGTCGAGCAGGGCGGCGGCGCGATCGTCACGATCTCGTCGGCGATCGGCACCGTCGGCGAGCGGAACCGGTCGGCGTACTGCGCGGCGAAGGCCGGCGTGGAGAACCTGACCCGCGCCATGGCCCTCGACCACGGAGCAGCCGGCGTCCGCGCGAACTGCGTGGCGCCCGGCCTGATCGACACGCCGCTGATCCGCAACGGCAAGGTCGGCGGCGAGGACGACCCGGGCGCGATGCAGGCGATGGTCGACCGGCACCACGCGCTCGGCCGGATCGGCCGCCCCGAGGAGGTCGCGGCGGCGATCGCGTTCCTGGCCAGTGACGACGCGTCGTTCGTCACCGGTGCGGTGCTGCCGGTCGACGCGGGATGGACGGCGCAATGAACATCCTCGGCGGCTACCGGGTGCTGGACGTGTCCGTGGCGATGGCCGGGCCGCTGGCCGCGATGCGGCTCGGCGACCTCGGCGCGGACGTCGTCAAGGTCGAGCCGGTGACCGGTGAATGGCAGCGGCACACGGCCGCCGGTGGTGCCGCCGGCAACGAGGTCAACGCGTCCTTCCTGTCACTGAACCGCAACAAGCGCAGTCTGGCCGTGGACCTCAAGTCCGAGGAGGGCCGCGAGCTCCTGTACGAGCTGGTGCGCACGGCGGACGTGTTCTTGCAGAACTACCGGCCTGGTGTGGCTGCGCGACTAGGCGTCGACTACGAGACCCTGCGTGCGCTGAAGCCGTCACTGGTCTACGTGTCGATCTCCGGGTACGGCGAGAGCGGTCCGTACGCCGACTGGCCTGGACAGGACCTGCTGGTGCAGGCGATGAGCGGTGCGCTGTTCAGTGCCGGTCGTCCGGACGAGCCGCCTGTTGCCGCGCCGTACTTCCTGGCCGACGCGGTCACGGCGTACACCGCCTTCGAAGGTGTGCTGGCCGCGTTGCTGCACCGGGAGCGGACAGGTGAGGGGCAGCTCGTCCAGGTGAACATGCTGGATGCGGTCATCGCCCTGCAGATGCAGGAGCTGTCGGTGCACACCGTCGGCGGCGTACCGCAGACGCGGTCGGAGGAGGTGCACGCGCACAGTTACATCCGTGCGCCGTACGGAATCTTCACCACCGCCGACGGGTACATCTCGCTGGCGTTTGCGAACCTGCCGGTGCTGGCCGAAGTACTGGATGCGCCGCAGCTGGCCGGTCTGGATGCGGAGCGGGACGGGTTCGCCCGCCGGGACGAGATCGCCGCGGCCGTGTCGACAGCGCTGCGACGAGAGACCGCCGAGCACTGGATGCTCAAGCTGCGCGAGCGGGGCGTGTGGTGCGGTCCGGTGCTGTCGTACGACGACCTGCGCACGGATCCGCAGGTGCTGCACAACGAGTCGTTCGTGACGTACGAGCACCCGACCGAAGGCACTGTGACGACGCCCGGGTTCCCGTACCGCTTCAGCCGGACGCCTGCCGACGTACATCGACCTGCTCCACTGGTCGGTGAGCACACGAACGAGCTGTTGACGGAGCTCGGCGTATCGCCGGCGAAACGACAGGCGCTGCTGGAGAAGGGCGCAGTGGTGGCGCCGTGACCGTCCAGCTACGCGGACTGACCTGGGACCACCCGCGGGGCTATCGGCCGTTGGAGGCGTTCTCGCACCCGGACGTTGAGGTGGTGTGGGAGCGGCAGCCGCTCGCCGGGTTCGAGTCGACGCCGCTGGTGGAGCTGGCGGAGCAGTACGACCTGCTGGTGATAGACCATCCCGGACTGGGTGCTGCGATCGAGGCGGGCGCGGTACTGCCTGTCGATGATGTGTTCTCGCCGGAGGATCTGGCGTTGTGGGAGTCCTCTGCGGTGCAGCCGACGTGGGAGAGCTACCAGTTGAACGGGCGTGGGTGGGCCCTACCGTTGGACGCCGCCACACAGGCCTGTGTCTATCGGCCGGGGTGCATGCCGACGCCGCCTTCGAGCTGGTCTGATTTCCTCGGACTGACTGGTGTCGTGTTATGCGTCGCTGGGCCGCACGCAGGGCTGATGTTGTTGGGGATGGCGGGGGATCGCACTGGTGAGCACCTCCTCCATCCGCGGCGTGCTGTTGAGGCGCTGGAGTTGCTGCGCGCGGTGTGGAAGCGGAGCGACCAGAGTGTCGCCGGCCTCGACCCGATCGGTATCCACGAGCTGCTCGTCGCCGGCGAGGCAGTCTGCTGTCCACTGGTCTACAGCTACGCGTACTACGGTCACACGCTCGCCTGGTCCGCCGCGCCGCGGCTGCGACCGGATGATGCGCTGGGCAACGGCACGCTCGGCGGGACCGGTCTCGCGATCACTCCGCGGTCCTACTCGAAGGTGCTCGCGGTAACGAAGTACGTGCGCGGTCTGCTCGACGTACGGACGCAGCTCGAGGTGGTGTCCGCGGTGGGCGGGCAGTCCGCGACCGCCGCGGTGTGGGAGTCGTCGGCGGTCGACACGGCGTGGAACGGGCACTACTCGGCCACGCTCGGGACGCTGCGCGCGTCGTACATCCGGCCGCGGTTCGACGGCTGGATCGGGTTCCAGGACGAGCTGGCCGAGCGGGTGCGGGAGCTGCTCGGCAACGACGACGATCCGGGGCGCGCGGTCGACCGGATCGAGGACGACTTCCGGAAGGTGCGACATGGATGACGGGCTGGATATCGGGCTGGATGGCGGGCGGGTCCGCTTCGAGCAGGACGGGTACGTCGGCCTGCTCACCCTCGACCGGCCGGCGAAACTGAACGCGGCCACCCGGTCGATGAGCGCCGAGCTGCTCGAACTCATCCCGCGCATCGACGAGGACCCGTCGATCCGCGCGGTCGTCGTGACCGGCGCGGGCGACCGGGCGTTCTCGGTCGGCAGCGACATCGGCGAGCTCGACCGGTACGACGGTCCGTGGCACTTCCGGAACCGGCGCGACTACTGCGACGCGCTGCGCTCGCTGCGCACACCGGTCATCGCGGCGGTGAACGGCTACGCGTACGGCGGTGGACTGGAGCTGGCACTGTCCTGCGATATCCGGCTGGCGTCGGCGACCGCGAGCTTCGCCGCGGCCGAGATCAAACTCGGCTGGATCGGCGGCGGGGGAGTGACGGCGCTGCTCGCGGCCTCGGTTCCGGCCACCGACGCGGCGGCGATGCTGCTCACCGGTGACCCGATCGACGCCGTCGAAGCGCTCCGGATCGGACTGGTCAGCAAGATCGTGGCCCCCGACGACTTGGTGCCTACGGCAACCGAGCTGGCGCAGCGGATCGCGTCGCGCCCACCGGTCGCCGCAGCGGCCGCGAAGGCGAATCTCCGGGCGGCCTGGTCGATGGGCCTGGAGGCGGCGATCCAGTACGAGCGCGAGCTGCAGGCCGTTGCGCTGGGCACCCAGGACGCCGCCGAGGGGCGAGCGGCCTTCGCGGAACGACGTACCGGAACCTTCGAAGGACGGTGAGCTGTGGCTGACGAGATCGCGCCGGGAATCCACCGGCTGGCGACGGACTACCCGCACGTGTGCGGACTGCCGCTCTGGTTGCACGTGATCGACGCGGGGTCGGAGCTGGTGCTGCTGGACGCCGGCATCGCGTCGACCCCGGAGTCGTCGACGGCACCCGAGTTGGCATCGCTCGGGCTGGGGCTGCCGGATCTGACGTTGGTGGTGAACAGCCACGCGCACCCCGATCACATGGGCGGCAACGCCGTCCTGCGGAGACACAGCGGGGCACGGTTCGCGGCGCCGGCGTTGGAGGCCGGGTGGCTGGAGGACAACGAGCGGCTGGTGAACGAGCTGTGGGGCTCGGACCCGGACGCGATGGCGCTGTCCGACGCCGAGCGATCCGAGTTGTTCGAGATGCTGGACGAGCGGGTGCGGATCGACGTACTGCTGCGCGACGGCGATCGGCTGCCGGGCGAGCGGCCGTTGCAGGTGATCACGACCAGCGGGCACAGCCCCGGCCACATCGCCGTACTGGACGAGACCTCGCGGACCCTGTTCACCTTCGACGACGTCCAGGGCCGGGGTCGCCCGTACCTCGACAGCTCGCTCTGGCTGGCGCCGCTCTACACCGACGTCGAGCGGTACACCAACGGACTGACGCGGCTCCTCGCCCTGGACTTCGACCTGCTCGTGCCGTCCCACGGCGACGCGATCGACGCGACCGCCGGCCGGAAGCTGATCGAGGAGAGCCTCGACTGGGTGACTGCCGTCGATACGCTCACCGCCGGACTGCTCCGGACCCGCGGTTCGCTGACTGTCCGTGAGCTGGCCGACGAGATCGGCACCGAGCTCGGGGCGTACGGCGGCATCAATCTGCAGACCGTCCGGATGGCCCGGGCGCACCTGGAACACCTCGCCCTGCGCGGCGGCGCCGAGCCGCGCTGGCACCACCGTCCGTGAGGCTGAGACTCCGGATAGCGTTCATTTTCCGCAAAACACACCGGTAAGGGTTTGCCGGGCCTCGCAAAATACGACATGGTCGAACGCAGGAGAACGGAAAGCGCTCTCCAGTGAGGGAGCGACGGCATCGACCCTGGGAGTGTCGCGTGGCTCAAACAGACGGAGTTCTCAGCCCGCAAACCCACCGAAAGCAGGCCGCAGGGCCCATCGACCGGTCCGGTGTGACCGGCTCCGGACCACCGGGCACGGCTACGGACAGTAGATCGGCGCCGCGGCCGGGCGGCAAAGGGCTGTCGTGGTGGGCGCGGGCGCGCCGGGACAAGGTGCTCCTGCTGATGGCTCTGCCCGGGCTGGTCCTCCTGCTGGCCTTCCACTACCTGCCGCTGCTCGGGAACCTGATCGCCTTCCAGGAATACCTGCCGTTCGTGCCGCTCGGCCGCAGTGCGTGGGTCGGGCTGGACAACTTCGCGGTGATCTTCAACGGCGACGCGGAGTTCCTGAACGCCCTCAAGAACACGCTGCTGATCACGATCGTCCAGGTGATCTTCGTGTTCCCGGCGCCGATCGCCCTGGCGCTGCTGCTGAACAGCCTGCTGTCCGAGCGGATCAAGCGCGTCGTGCAGTCGGTGCTGTACCTGCCGCACTTCCTGTCCTGGGTGATCGTGATCGCGATCTTCCAGCAGATCCTCGGCGGCAGCGGGCTGATCAACAACTTCCTGCGCGAGCACGGGATGGGCACCATCGACTTCCTCGGCAACCCGGACGGCTTCATCGCGCTGCTCACCAGCCAGGTGATCTGGAAGGACACCGGGTGGGGGACGATCCTGTTCCTCGCGGCGCTGACGCAGATCGATCCGGGGCTGTACGAGGCCGCGCGGGTCGACGGCGCCTCACGCTGGCGGCAGCTGTGGCACGTCACGGTGCCCGGTATCCGCGGGCTGATCATCCTGCTGCTGATCCTGCGGCTCGGTGACTCGCTCACAGTCGGGTTCGAGCAGATCATCCTGCAGCAGAACCTGGTCGGCAG includes:
- a CDS encoding right-handed parallel beta-helix repeat-containing protein, with amino-acid sequence MSRFAAGVLAGLALPALVLGGGVAARAAAPAGQDNCSSFWVATDGDDGAPGTESKPWKTIEHARDTLRIRAHAGCTPVVNLRAGTYQVDKTISFDDRDSGVTYRSADGPGKAVLDAGREVTGWTPYKDGIFKAKVDIDQPFYTLYVDGERATTARYPNRRSDEEWAPYLKSVLIEPEKEAIRDQVGFTEGDWNETWNLGSYTDWPAQVMIWSGGSWSWFTDTVPIKNPDWKDNKVTLDYWTRYAMMNSRSGSRYFVQNSLDLLDAEDEYYLDWANKELYYKPRGGTMDGKRVLHPTQTQVLSLAGATPSRRLHDITFDGIGIANTDFMQWYRSGWISAGDSGQKHKYKEYDRQIEMTRNRFGAVTLTNTRNVNLTGLHLRDTGYHGIYMLSANDHVTIADSLLENIGADGIKVEGPYPGEGDIANHNTFTNLYIDHVGELVPGDAAGIELMNTGNNKVSHVVVKHSARYGITLEARPEVKDGEGYALGNEFSYIRLEETGLDSGDMGAFYTYGVDNQEPHPVRNTVKQMVITDVIPDASMPDSGTRGVHMDAGGCGFSFSDIEVGTVTDDKYQSYQCNQVTNANWAAGFDQGRMEYDKIGVLPSFPYSVEGR
- a CDS encoding right-handed parallel beta-helix repeat-containing protein is translated as MSTRSGLLIGLAVGLLVPAAVVGGSALGADAAPAADPACKSYWVSPDGDDTGAGTERKPWKTVERARDVLRTTGHAGCTAVVNLRAGTYQVDKTITFDDRDSGVTYRSVDGPGKAVFEAGRKVTGWTPYKDGIFKAPVDISQPFYSLYAEGLGVYKGAATTARYPNRASDDKWAPYLRSILFDPTKEAVRDQLGFNTGDIDPSWDLRLGTSWPAQVTVWSGGSWSWFTDTIPMLDINFTKKRTTLVYPARYGFINSGGGSRYFVQNSLSLLDQAGEYYLDYPAKTLYYKPRGGTMDGVTVYRPTQTQVFSIAGASANRRVENLTLDGLTIQHTDFMDWYRYGWNGTGDSGFKHKYPKYDTQIELPRNRWGAITLTNTRGVKLTRLHIQQTGFTAIELLFANEKTTVSDSLFEHLGNDGIKVEGGWPGEGDVAHDNLFTNNYIHHIGELVPGDSAGVEIMNSGGNEVSHTVVEHGARYGISIESRPEIPNADNYTGGNTVKYVRLSHLAQDSGDTGPFYAYGVRNQPPYTPDAEVSQMIIDDANADPSMPDAKPYGVHMDFGGCGFAFSDIKVTNTESDPYHGPSAGPCDTFSNVSWEAGFDDSKMQYDRIGVLPSFPYEKP
- a CDS encoding SDR family NAD(P)-dependent oxidoreductase, encoding MDTERFAGKVALITGGASGIGAATARRIAAEGGTVVICDRDAAAAERLAAELNGEASAARAFELDVTDLERTLEVVAEVGQVHVLVSAAGVDVCDTVPNTTPEQWRTILDVDLTGVYNSCRAVLPGFVEQGGGAIVTISSAIGTVGERNRSAYCAAKAGVENLTRAMALDHGAAGVRANCVAPGLIDTPLIRNGKVGGEDDPGAMQAMVDRHHALGRIGRPEEVAAAIAFLASDDASFVTGAVLPVDAGWTAQ
- a CDS encoding CaiB/BaiF CoA transferase family protein; protein product: MNILGGYRVLDVSVAMAGPLAAMRLGDLGADVVKVEPVTGEWQRHTAAGGAAGNEVNASFLSLNRNKRSLAVDLKSEEGRELLYELVRTADVFLQNYRPGVAARLGVDYETLRALKPSLVYVSISGYGESGPYADWPGQDLLVQAMSGALFSAGRPDEPPVAAPYFLADAVTAYTAFEGVLAALLHRERTGEGQLVQVNMLDAVIALQMQELSVHTVGGVPQTRSEEVHAHSYIRAPYGIFTTADGYISLAFANLPVLAEVLDAPQLAGLDAERDGFARRDEIAAAVSTALRRETAEHWMLKLRERGVWCGPVLSYDDLRTDPQVLHNESFVTYEHPTEGTVTTPGFPYRFSRTPADVHRPAPLVGEHTNELLTELGVSPAKRQALLEKGAVVAP
- a CDS encoding extracellular solute-binding protein, which translates into the protein MTVQLRGLTWDHPRGYRPLEAFSHPDVEVVWERQPLAGFESTPLVELAEQYDLLVIDHPGLGAAIEAGAVLPVDDVFSPEDLALWESSAVQPTWESYQLNGRGWALPLDAATQACVYRPGCMPTPPSSWSDFLGLTGVVLCVAGPHAGLMLLGMAGDRTGEHLLHPRRAVEALELLRAVWKRSDQSVAGLDPIGIHELLVAGEAVCCPLVYSYAYYGHTLAWSAAPRLRPDDALGNGTLGGTGLAITPRSYSKVLAVTKYVRGLLDVRTQLEVVSAVGGQSATAAVWESSAVDTAWNGHYSATLGTLRASYIRPRFDGWIGFQDELAERVRELLGNDDDPGRAVDRIEDDFRKVRHG
- a CDS encoding enoyl-CoA hydratase/isomerase family protein, producing MDDGLDIGLDGGRVRFEQDGYVGLLTLDRPAKLNAATRSMSAELLELIPRIDEDPSIRAVVVTGAGDRAFSVGSDIGELDRYDGPWHFRNRRDYCDALRSLRTPVIAAVNGYAYGGGLELALSCDIRLASATASFAAAEIKLGWIGGGGVTALLAASVPATDAAAMLLTGDPIDAVEALRIGLVSKIVAPDDLVPTATELAQRIASRPPVAAAAAKANLRAAWSMGLEAAIQYERELQAVALGTQDAAEGRAAFAERRTGTFEGR
- a CDS encoding MBL fold metallo-hydrolase; this translates as MADEIAPGIHRLATDYPHVCGLPLWLHVIDAGSELVLLDAGIASTPESSTAPELASLGLGLPDLTLVVNSHAHPDHMGGNAVLRRHSGARFAAPALEAGWLEDNERLVNELWGSDPDAMALSDAERSELFEMLDERVRIDVLLRDGDRLPGERPLQVITTSGHSPGHIAVLDETSRTLFTFDDVQGRGRPYLDSSLWLAPLYTDVERYTNGLTRLLALDFDLLVPSHGDAIDATAGRKLIEESLDWVTAVDTLTAGLLRTRGSLTVRELADEIGTELGAYGGINLQTVRMARAHLEHLALRGGAEPRWHHRP
- a CDS encoding ABC transporter permease, with protein sequence MALPGLVLLLAFHYLPLLGNLIAFQEYLPFVPLGRSAWVGLDNFAVIFNGDAEFLNALKNTLLITIVQVIFVFPAPIALALLLNSLLSERIKRVVQSVLYLPHFLSWVIVIAIFQQILGGSGLINNFLREHGMGTIDFLGNPDGFIALLTSQVIWKDTGWGTILFLAALTQIDPGLYEAARVDGASRWRQLWHVTVPGIRGLIILLLILRLGDSLTVGFEQIILQQNLVGRPASEVLDTYVYNNGVLAGQWGVSAAVGLVKGLIGVALVIGANKVAHIFGEAGVYKK